The stretch of DNA TGGCGGGACCGATATTGAACTCGTGGTTGGCGAGTAGGGGGTTAATGATGAAAAAGATATTAATACTTACTCAAATACTCATTCTAGCTGGAATGATTATGCTTATCGCTGCCTGTGGTCGCGGTGAACATTCCGAACAGCCCCCGGTTCATCTAAACCCCAACATGGATACACAAGAAAAGTATAAGGCTCAGTCCCAGAGTAATTTCTTTGTGGATGGCGCTACCATGCGGACTCCTGTTGAAGGAACTGTTGCGCGCGGTGAACTCCGCGAAAATGATGCTTTCTATCGTGGAAAAGATGCATCAGGTGATTTTATTGCTTTAGCTCCCATGGATTTTACGGCTGATATGGTTGCCCGTGGTGAAGAACGCTACGGTATTTACTGTGTGGCTTGTCATGGTGTGAATGCAGATGGAAAGGGCAAGATACTGGAATATAAGTATCCGATTCCTCCAGCAAATTTCCATGATGAACGGATTATGAATCTCAGTGATGGCCACATGTTTAATGCCATTGGTCAGGGTTGGCTGAATATGCCATCTTTTAAGGCACAGGTCTCTGTGAAAGATCGTTGGGCTATCATTAGCTATATCAGATCTCTACAAAACAAATAAGGTGTCGAGCAGATTATGAAATTTGATAAAAAGACAACCATGTTATTAGAGACCGATTCCTTCACCAAAAAGGCCTTGATAGCTGGTGCATCAGGCATTCTTTTGTCGGTGATTGGTGCCTTTATGGATCACGAGCAATTCTATCAGGCCTATCTCACTGCCTTTACGTTTTTTACAACCATATCGCTGGGCGCCCTGTTTTTTGTCTTGATCCACCATATTACCGGTGCTTATTGGGGTATTGTGATGCGTCGGGTTGCTGAAAATCTGGCTTGTACATTACCACTCATGGGCTTTTTCATGATTCCCCTGTTTTTTGGAATGCATGATTTGTTTCATTGGTCACATGCTGATGCTGTGGCTCATGATCCAATTCTCCAGGGAAAAGCTGGTTATCTGAATGTCACGTTCTTT from Candidatus Neomarinimicrobiota bacterium encodes:
- a CDS encoding c-type cytochrome; the encoded protein is MMKKILILTQILILAGMIMLIAACGRGEHSEQPPVHLNPNMDTQEKYKAQSQSNFFVDGATMRTPVEGTVARGELRENDAFYRGKDASGDFIALAPMDFTADMVARGEERYGIYCVACHGVNADGKGKILEYKYPIPPANFHDERIMNLSDGHMFNAIGQGWLNMPSFKAQVSVKDRWAIISYIRSLQNK